DNA from Pseudoalteromonas marina:
AAAAGAAAAATCCATAAGGTCTTAAAAAGTCATTTAGCTGATCTTTTATTACGCCAGTTTGAACCCGAACCCACCCTTCATCGACATTAATTTCGAGAATTTCACGCATGTAGCGTGATAAATCAACAACGATACCTGGTGTTAAAGACTGACCATTAGTGCCAGTTCCACCACCGCGCGGTCCAAATGTTAATGATAAAAAAGGGTCCCGTGATGCAGTTTGCAAAGCAAGTTGAATGTCTTTTTCGTTTTTGGGAAAAATGACACCTTGAGGCAATTGCTGGTAAATACTGTTATCGGTTGAAGCGGTAATACGTGTTGCATAACTTGCATCGGTATCACCGGTAAAGCCTTGCTTTTGTAATGTATTTAGGTAATTTGCGACAAGGTCTGACGCGGCATCTTGCTGAGTAATTGTTGCGATCATAACGGCATACTTTTAGACATTTGGTTAATTATATCATGCTGATTGCTAATAGAAATTGAAGAATTTACAGTTTGTAACACTCTTTTAGTCGATTTAAGCGCTGCTGTAATTATAATCAAGTTAACTACATGAGAGGTCATTTATATGAAAAAAATTGTATTACAGATCATGGGTGCGTTATTTATTTTATTAGGATTAATATTTGCGGTTGTACCGGGTCCATCACTTATCTTTTTTATGGCTGGTTTATTGTGTTATTCGTTTTATTACCCAAAAGCGCGTTATTATTTGACCCTTTGCCAAAAAGCACTGACTAAATCGTGTCAGTATTTAGATAAAAAATTATCACGCAGTTAGAATAAATTGACCAACAAAAAAGCCAGCAATATATGCTGGCTTTTGCATAGTTATAACAGGTTACTAAGCTAATTTTTTAGCTAAGTATAACCAAGTTTCGATTACTGTGTCTGGATTTAATGATACAGAGTCTATACCTTGGTCAACTAACCATGCAGCAAAGTCTTCGTGATCTGAAGGACCTTGTCCACAAATACCTACATACTTTCCTTTTGCTTTGGCTGTTTGAATTGCCATAGAAAGAAGCTTTTTAATTGCAGGGTCACGCTCGTCAAATAAATGAGCAATTAAACCAGAATCTCGGTCTAAACCTAGTGTTAACTGTGTTAAATCGTTAGATCCAATTGAAAAACCGTCAAAGTGCTCTAAAAACTCTTCGGCAAGTAATGCATTTGACGGCAGCTCACACATCATAATTACTTTAAGACCATTTTCGCCACGTTTTAGGCCATGCTCTTCTAGTAATTCAATTACGCGTTTACCTTCTTCAAGTGTACGTACGAATGGAATCATGATCTCAATGTTAGTCATGTCCATAGTATTGCGTACACGCTTGATTGCTTCACACTCTAATGCAAAACAGTCGCGGAAGTCTTCTGATATATAACGTGCTGCACCACGAAAACCAATCATTGGGTTTTCTTCTTCAGGTTCGTATTGTTGGCCGCCAACTAAGTTAGCGTATTCGTTCGATTTAAAATCAGACATACGAACAATTACTCGCTCGGGAGCAAACGCACAACCTAGCGTAGAAATACCTTCAACAAGTTTTGAAATATAAAACTCTACTGGTGAATCGTAACCAGCAATGATGTCGGTTATTTCTTCTTTAAGGGCATCTGTTTGTGCGTCGAAATTTAATAATGCTTTTGGATGCACGCCAATCATACGGTTGATGATGAATTCAACACGTGCAAGGCCAACACCTGAGTGTGGCAAACGTGCAAAGTCGAATGCGCGGTCCGGGTTACCCACGTTCATCATTACTTTCATTGGTAGGTTTGGCATTTCGTCAACACGTGAAGTAAGCACTTCAAAGTCTAAAATACCTTCGTAAATGAAACCAGTATCGCCTTCGGCACATGATACAGTAACTTCTTGACCAGCTTTGATTAGGTCGGTTGCATTGCCACATCCTACAACTGCAGGGATACCCAGTTCACGAGCAATGATTGCTGCGTGACATGTGCGGCCACCACGATTTGTAACAATCGCTGCTGCACGCTTCATGATAGGTTCCCAGTCTGGGTCGGTCATGTCGGTAACTAAAATGTCACCAACTTGCACTTGATCCATTTCATCAATCGAGTCAAGAACACGAACAACACCGCTACCAATTTTATGACCAATTGCACGACCTTCTACAACAACGTTACTTGAACCGTTTAACTGAAAACGCTCCATTACATTTGTATCTTCGTTTGAACGTACAGTTTCTGGACGAGCTTGTACTATATATAGTTTGCCGTCGTTGCCGTCTTTTGCCCATTCGATGTCCATTGGACGACCGTAATGTTTTTCAATGATTACAGCTTGCTTGGCAAGGTCTTGTACTTCTTCATCTGTAATCGAAAATTTGTTAGAAAGTTCAGGGTTTACGTCAACTATTTCTACTTGTTTACCATGTGCTTTGTCGTTTGAATAAATCATTTGAATGGCTTTAGAGCCAATATTACGACGCACTACAGATGGCTTATCTTTTAGTAATGTTGGTTTATGTACATAAAATTCGTCTGGGTTAACAGCACCCTGTACAACCATTTCACCTAAACCGTAGCTTGAGGTTACAAATACAACATCTTCAAAGCCAGATTCAGTGTCGATACTGAACATAACGCCTGATGCTGATTTATCAGAGCGTACCATACGCTGTATGCCTGCTGATAATGCAACACCACGATGATCGTAACCTTGGTGAACACGATAAGAAATTGCACGGTCGTTAAACAAAGATGCAAATACATGCTTTATAGCAACCATAACCGAATCGATACCAACAACATTTAAAAATGTTTCTTGTTGGCCTGCAAAAGATGCGTCTGGCATATCCTCAGCGGTTGCTGATGAACGTACAGCAAATGACACATCAGCTGATGTGTCGCCATGAAGTTGGCTGTATGCATCGCGAATGGCTTGGTCTAAATTTGGTTGGAATGGTGTATCGATTATCCATTGGCGGATATCGGCACCTACTTTGGCGAGTGTATTTACATCATCAACATCAAGTGTATCTAAGATGTCATGAATTTTGGCATTGAGTCCTGATTGGTCTAAAAACTCATTAAAAGCATCGGCGGTTGTTGCGAAACCACCCGGTACTTGTACACCAGCATTAGCTAGGTTAGAGATCATTTCACCAAGAGAGGCGTTCTTACCGCCAACTCGAGGAACATCTTGCATACCAAGCTCTTGATACCAGAGAACGTATTCTTGCACGGGTCTTTCTCCAAAAAACAAATTGTAGTTGAAACTGTGAGAGTTAAGAAAGAAAACCTTTTATAAAGGCCACCTTCATTCTACACTGGCAACAGTCCTCGCGTAAACCGTGAGTAACCCATTTTAGGGATTAAAAGTAACAAAAAGGTTAATTATGAGAACTGCATTTTATATATCTGATGGAACAGCAATTACATCAGAAGTGTTTGGGCATGCAACGTTATCTTTGTTTCCAATCGATTTTAATCACAAAACTATTCCTTTCGTAGAAACAGAAGAAAAAGCACACGAAATTAAAGCGTTAATAAATGCAACAGCTGCAAAAACGGGTGAAAAGCCCTTTGTGTTTTTTACATTTGTGAATCACAGTTTGAGCGAAATCATAAAGTCAGCGGATGCTATCCCATATGATTTTTTGACCACGTATAGCGAAAAAATTGAAAAAGAATTACAGGTTGCGCCTGTACCAAAAATGCATCGTACACACTCTATACATGAAAAAAGTTATGACTTTAGAATAGACGCGGTGAATTATGCTTTAATGAATGACGACGGCGGCAATATCAAAAACTTTTCCGAGGCTGATATTATTTTAATAGGTGTGAGCCGAAGTGGTAAAACCCCAACGAGCTTATATTTAGCGTTGCAATATGGCATAAAAGCAGCAAACTACCCTATTACGGAAGAAGATTTAGAAAGCGAAGGCTTACCGAAATGTTTAGTACCTTATAAACATAAATTGTTTGGTTTAACTATTGACCCAGAGAGACTTGCTGCAATTAGGCATCGACGCATGGCCAACTCTAAATATGCATCTATAAGGCAGTGTCGTATTGAAGTACGTGAGGTTGAAATGCTTTACAAGCGTCATAAAATTGCCTACTTCAATTCAACCCACCATTCTGTTGAAGAAATTTCTGCAAAAATATTGATGGATACGGATTTAGAACGTCGTAAGTACTAACTTAGTTAAATATTTACGCCACAAAAAAGCCGCTGTTAAGCGGCTTTTTTTATGTGTGAGAGTCTTTATTTACGTGCGTCTTTTAATAAATCAGCAACTAAAAATCCTAGCTCTAATACTTGGTCTGCATTAAGACGTGGGTCACACTGTGTTTTGTAGCGTTGTGCTAAATCGTCGTCTGATAGACCATATGCTCCGCCGGTACACTCTGTAACATGCTGACCGGTCATTTCTAGATGAACGCCACCTGCATATGAACCTTCTGCTTTGTGAACAGAGAAAAACTGGCTGATTTCGCGCATTATATTGTCGAAATTACGCGTTTTGTATCCAGAAGTCGCTTTTTCAGTATTGCCATGCATTGGGTCTGAACTCCAAATTACCTTACGCCCTTCTTGTTGTACTTTACGTACGAGTGCTGGTAATTTCTCTGGCAGTACATCTGCCCCCATGCGTGTAATTAAGGTTAATCGTCCTGGAATATTGTCAGGATTCAATGCATCAATTAGGCGGATTAATTCATCTGGGTCCATACCAGGACCTACTTTTACACCAATTGGGTTTTTAATTCCTTTAAAAAACTCAATGTGTGCGTGGTCTAATTGACGTGTGCGCTCACCGATCCAAACAAAATGCGCTGAACAGTCATACCAGTCGCCTGATAAGTGATCGCGTCGAGTTAGTGCTTCTTCATAGCCCAATAACAATGCTTCGTGAGATGTGTAGAGATCTGTCTCTTTAAGGCTTGGTGCAATGGTCGAATTAATACCGCACACTTCCATAAACTCTAATGCATCTTGAATTTTATCAGCAAGCTGTTGGTACTTTTGCT
Protein-coding regions in this window:
- the ppsA gene encoding phosphoenolpyruvate synthase, which produces MQEYVLWYQELGMQDVPRVGGKNASLGEMISNLANAGVQVPGGFATTADAFNEFLDQSGLNAKIHDILDTLDVDDVNTLAKVGADIRQWIIDTPFQPNLDQAIRDAYSQLHGDTSADVSFAVRSSATAEDMPDASFAGQQETFLNVVGIDSVMVAIKHVFASLFNDRAISYRVHQGYDHRGVALSAGIQRMVRSDKSASGVMFSIDTESGFEDVVFVTSSYGLGEMVVQGAVNPDEFYVHKPTLLKDKPSVVRRNIGSKAIQMIYSNDKAHGKQVEIVDVNPELSNKFSITDEEVQDLAKQAVIIEKHYGRPMDIEWAKDGNDGKLYIVQARPETVRSNEDTNVMERFQLNGSSNVVVEGRAIGHKIGSGVVRVLDSIDEMDQVQVGDILVTDMTDPDWEPIMKRAAAIVTNRGGRTCHAAIIARELGIPAVVGCGNATDLIKAGQEVTVSCAEGDTGFIYEGILDFEVLTSRVDEMPNLPMKVMMNVGNPDRAFDFARLPHSGVGLARVEFIINRMIGVHPKALLNFDAQTDALKEEITDIIAGYDSPVEFYISKLVEGISTLGCAFAPERVIVRMSDFKSNEYANLVGGQQYEPEEENPMIGFRGAARYISEDFRDCFALECEAIKRVRNTMDMTNIEIMIPFVRTLEEGKRVIELLEEHGLKRGENGLKVIMMCELPSNALLAEEFLEHFDGFSIGSNDLTQLTLGLDRDSGLIAHLFDERDPAIKKLLSMAIQTAKAKGKYVGICGQGPSDHEDFAAWLVDQGIDSVSLNPDTVIETWLYLAKKLA
- the ppsR gene encoding posphoenolpyruvate synthetase regulatory kinase/phosphorylase PpsR, with the translated sequence MRTAFYISDGTAITSEVFGHATLSLFPIDFNHKTIPFVETEEKAHEIKALINATAAKTGEKPFVFFTFVNHSLSEIIKSADAIPYDFLTTYSEKIEKELQVAPVPKMHRTHSIHEKSYDFRIDAVNYALMNDDGGNIKNFSEADIILIGVSRSGKTPTSLYLALQYGIKAANYPITEEDLESEGLPKCLVPYKHKLFGLTIDPERLAAIRHRRMANSKYASIRQCRIEVREVEMLYKRHKIAYFNSTHHSVEEISAKILMDTDLERRKY
- a CDS encoding class II 3-deoxy-7-phosphoheptulonate synthase; translation: MQSWNPNSWRELPILQQPQYPDQDVLKSVEGQLKTAPPLVFAEETRSLFKQLEDVCEGRAFLLQGGDCAESFSDFNAANIRDTFKTILQMAVVLTYGGKCPVVKIARMAGQYAKPRSADLETIDGVSLPSYRGDIINNIDFTAEARIPDPQRLMTAYHHSAATLNLLRAFAQGGLADLHQVNRWNMGFVAANPQKQKYQQLADKIQDALEFMEVCGINSTIAPSLKETDLYTSHEALLLGYEEALTRRDHLSGDWYDCSAHFVWIGERTRQLDHAHIEFFKGIKNPIGVKVGPGMDPDELIRLIDALNPDNIPGRLTLITRMGADVLPEKLPALVRKVQQEGRKVIWSSDPMHGNTEKATSGYKTRNFDNIMREISQFFSVHKAEGSYAGGVHLEMTGQHVTECTGGAYGLSDDDLAQRYKTQCDPRLNADQVLELGFLVADLLKDARK
- a CDS encoding PGPGW domain-containing protein produces the protein MKKIVLQIMGALFILLGLIFAVVPGPSLIFFMAGLLCYSFYYPKARYYLTLCQKALTKSCQYLDKKLSRS